A region from the Lytechinus variegatus isolate NC3 chromosome 6, Lvar_3.0, whole genome shotgun sequence genome encodes:
- the LOC121417742 gene encoding uncharacterized protein LOC121417742 — protein MTSRMWACLRSFTSLNHLRISDSSFSFPPSPPELPSVTKLSAKRVTSQSYEGLISSLPGVEDMDITMDDAECDIAHITDGLYRTGGQKLKHIHLRRPLSQSSVMKQKSRVSSKTMRGLGLFIKEHTLNLQKLHLQWVKCTDEDDLVSLIMDCCRHVKELEYVEFFYCGTTKNGRLQFHLEHLHRETSDGLDVHVYHGLQGQQYINY, from the exons ATGACTTCTAGAATGTGGGCATGTCTTAGATCATTCACCTCACTGAACCATCTTCGAATCTCAGACTCATCTTTCAGTTTCCCTCCATCACCTCCTGAGCTACCATCGGTCACAAAACTATCAGCCAAAAGAGTGACGTCGCAAAGCTATGAAGGTCTGATCTCATCGCTTCCTGGTGTAGAAGATATGGACATCACTATGGATGATGCAGAGTGCGACATTGCTCATATCACTGATGGTCTTTATCGGACAGGAGGGCAGAAACTCAAACACATACATCTTCGTCGTCCGTTATCACAATCATCAGTTATGAAACAGAAGAGTCGTGTATCGAGTAAGACTATGAGAGGACTGGGTCTGTTCATCAAAGAACATACACTGAACCTGCAGAAACTCCATCTGCAATGGGTGAAGTGTACAGACGAGGATGACTTAGTTTCCCTTATAATGGACTGCTGCAGACATGTAAAAGAGTTGGAATACGTTGA GTTCTTTTACTGTGGGACGACGAAGAATGGCAGGCTGCAATTTCACCTCGAACACCTTCACCGTGAAACTTCCGACGGTCTCGATGTGCATGTTTACCAT